The DNA sequence TCCAACGCCTCCCGGGAGATCAAGGACGAGGAGAAGGCGCTCTGCGAGAAGAAGGGCGTGAAGTTCGAGGAGTTCTCGGTCGCCAACGACGGCCTGTCGGTCGTGGTGAGCAAGGACAACGACTTCGTCGAGTGCCTGACTGTCGAGCAGCTCAAGAAGATCTGGGAGCCCGGCTCCAAGGTGAACAACTGGAACCAGGTCGACCCGAAGTTCCCGAACCAGAAGATGGAGCTGTTCGGCGCGGGCACCGACTCGGGCACCTTCGACTACTTCACCGACGCCATCAACGGTGAGGAGGGCGCCTCGCGCACCGACTACAACCCGAGCGAGGACGACAACGTCACCGTCCGCGGCGTGTCCGGCTCCAAGGGCGGCATCGGCTACTTCGGCCTGTCCTACTTCGAGGAGAACAAGGACAAGCTGAAGGCCCTCAAGATCGACGGCGGCAAGGGCTGCGTCGCCCCCGGCATCGAGACGGTACAGAACGGCACCTACACGCCGCTCGGACGGCAGCTGTTCATCTACCCGAAGGCGTCCTCCCTGGAGAAGCCCGAGGCCGAGGCGTTCGTCGAGTACTACGTCGAGAACAGTGCCGAGATCGCCGAGAAGGCGCAGTTCGTGCCGCTCAACGCCGAGCAGCAGAAGGAGCTGGAGAAGGACCTCGCGACTCTGCGGGAGCAGCACTCCTGATGAGTTCCACCCTCTCTTCACGGCGGGCCGCTTCAGGAAGCCCCGGCTTCCTGAAGCGGTCCCAGCCGCGCTACGGCGAGAAGGTCATCAAGGTCCTCCTGGTGGCCGCCTCCATGGTCTCGGTGCTGACCACGATCGGCATCGTCATCGCCCTGATCCCCCCGGCCGGCGAGTTCTTCTCCAAGGTCGACTTCGGTGAGTTCCTCACCGGAACGAACTGGGCGCCCCTGTTCAAGCCCGCCTCCTTCGGCGTTCTGCCGCTGGTCGGCGGCACCCTGATGGTCACGTTTATCGCTCTGCTGGTGGCTGTTCCGCTGGGCCTGGGTGCGGCGGTGTACCTGAGCGAGTACGCGAACAAGCGCGTGCGGAAGATCTTCAAGCCGCTGCTTGAGGTTCTCGCGGGTATCCCCACGGTCGTGTACGGCTTCTTTGCGCTGAAGGCCATCACCCCGGTCCTGCAGAGCATCTGGCCCGCCGGTGACGGGCCGCAGATCTTCAACGCGCTCGCCGCGGGCTTCGTCATGGGCATCATGATCATCCCGACGATCGCGTCGCTCGCCGAGGACTCGATGAGCGCGGTGCCCCGTGCGCTGCGCGACGGCGCGTTCGCCCTCGGCTCCTCCCGCATGCAGGTCTCCACCCGCGTGGTGTTCCCCGCCGCGCTGTCCGGCATCGTCGCCGCCGTCGTCCTCGGTATCTCCCGGGCGCTGGGCGAGACGATGATCGTGGCCATCGCGGCAGGCGGACAGCCGAACCTGTCCTTCAACCCGCTCGAAGGCATGCAGACGATGACCGCGTTCATCGCCGCAGCCGGCATCGGCGACCTGCCCACCGGCTCGACCGGCTACCAGACCATCTTCGCCGTGGGTGCCCTGCTGTTCGTGATGACGCTGGTGATGAACCTGCTGAGCATCCGTCTGGTGCGCAAGTACCGCGAGGTGTACGAATGAGTTCCAAAGTCATCGACCGCGATGCAGCCCTCCACGACGACGCTCCCCGGCTCAAGGGCAAGGGGACACCCCTACGCGAGCGGTTCTTCCACCTGAGCCTGTTGCTCTCGCTCGCCGTCGCCGTCGTCTTCCTCGCCTCGCTGCTCGCCTACGTGCTCAGCGAGGGCTGGTCACGGCTGGACCCGCGGCTGTGGATGAACTTCCCCGACTACATCGACCCGACGCAGGGCGGAGCCCAGTCGGCGATCATGGGCACGGTCTGGGTCATCGGCTTCACCGCCGTCTACTGCCTCCCGACCGGCATCCTCACCGCCATCTACCTGGAGGAGTACGCCGACCCGGACAAGTGGTGGAACCGCGCGATCGAGATCAACATCCAGAACCTGGCCGCCGTACCCTCGATCGTCTACGGCATCCTCGGCCTCGGCATCATCTCCCGCGGCCTCGGTTTCGGACAGACCGTGCTGACCGCGTCCCTGACTCTGTCCCTGCTGGTCCTGCCGGTGGTGATCATCTCCTCCCGGGAGGCGATCCGCGCGGTCCCGCAGTCCATCCGCCAGGCGTCGCTTGCCCTGGGGGCCACGCAGTGGCAGACCATCTGGCGCCAGGTCCTGCCCGCGGCCGTCCCCGGCATGGCCACCGGGTCGATCCTGGCTCTGTCCCGCGCCATCGGCGAGGCGGCCCCGCTCTTGCTGCTCGGCGGTCTGACGTTCATCACGTTCAACCCAAGTGGCGTGCAGAGCCAGTTCACCGTCCTGCCGATCCAGATCTTCAACTGGATCAGCCAGTCCCGTTCGGAGTTCGTGTCGCTCGCCTCCGCCGCCATCGTGATCCTGCTGGCGATCCTGCTGGCGATGAACTCCGTGGCGATCTGGCTCCGCAACCGCTACTCCCGCACCTGGTGACCGCCATGACCTCCACACCCTCCGCGACCCGACACCTCGACCCCGCCGCCGACTCTCCGCAGGAGACCGCCATGACCCCTCCCTCCGACGCCACCGGCGGCACGAGGATTCCGCAGGTCGCCTTCCGCAGCGCCCCGTCGCTGGCCAGCCCCGTCTTCGAGGTCGGCAGCCTGTCCGTCTTCTACGGCGACCACGAGGCCGTACGCGACGTCAACATGACCATCGGACACCGGCAGATCACCGCGATGATCGGCCCCTCCGGCTGCGGCAAGTCCACCGTGCTGCGCTGCTTCAACCGCATGAACGACCTCGTCCCCAGCGCCCGCGTGGCCGGCAAGGTCCACTACCACAACGAGGACCTGTACGGTCGGGACGTCGACCCGATCGAGGTCCGCCGCAGGATCGGCATGGTCTTCCAGAAGCCGAACCCGTTCCCCAAGTCGATCTACGACAACATCGCCTACGGCCCCCGCGTCGGCGGGTTCCAGGGCAACCTGGACGACCTCGTCGAGGAGACCCTCACCCACGCGGCCCTCTGGGACGAGGTCAAGGACAAGCTCAAGACCTCCGCGCTCGCCCTCTCCGGCGGTCAGCAGCAGCGACTGTGCATCGCCCGCACCATCGCGGTCAAGCCCGAGGTGATCCTCATGGACGAGCCCTGCTCGGCCCTCGACCCGATCGCCACCGCCAAGATCGAAGACCTCATGACGCACCTCGCCCGTGAGTTCACGATCATCGTCGTCACCCACAACATGCAGCAGGCCGCCCGCGTCTCCGACCGCACGGCCTTCTTCACCGCCGACGTCGACGACGCGGGAGTCCGCCACGGACGCCTCGTCGAGTACGACGAGACGGAACGCATCTTCTCCAACCCCTCCGACCAGCGCACCGAGGACTACATCTCGGGCCGCTTCGGCTGATCCCGAAGCCAAGCTGCTCTTTGCGCCGCCACGTAAAGGAGTACCCGGGTGACCCCCGACGCACGACGACCACCGGAGACCACCGCACGGGTGTCTCCGGACGGCCCGGACGACAGCAGGACCCCGGCCCTGCTGATGGCCGAGCCCGACGGGGAGCTGGCTGAGCAGGCCATGGCACGCTTCTCGGCCGCCGGCGTGAGCGTGATCGCCTGCCACGACGGCGCCGAGGCCCTGCTCCAGGTCGGAGCACAGCACCCCGGCGCCGTACTGCTCGGCGCACCGCTTCCGGTGGTGAACGCTGTACAGGTCACCCGCCTGATCAACCGGCTCAGTCCCGTGCCCGTCATCGTCGGCGCCGGTCCGGACGGGACCGAGGAGGCGACCGCCGCCCTCACCGCGGGCGCCGTGGCCTTCGTGGCACGGCCCTACCGGATCGAAGAGATACTCCCGCTCCTGACGGCGGGACTCACACCGGACGACAGGACGGCCTCAACGCTGGTCGTCGGTGACATCGAGCTTGATCCGGTCGGGTTTCACGTCTACGTACGAGGACGCTCGCTCCAGTTGCCGGTACGTGAATTCATGCTGCTGCGCTACCTCATGGAGAACGTCAACCGGCTCGTCTCCCGGCCAGAGCTGACCCAGGTCCTGTGGGGCACGAAGAGCCTGGACAGCAACACCCTCACCGTCCACGTCCGCCGCGTACGGCAACGCCTGCGGGAGGGTGCGGGAAGCTGCTGCACCATCGACGCGATCCGCGGCATGGGCTACCGCCTGGAATGCAGGCCCTCCGATTCCGTGCAGCCACCGCTCTCCTCCTCCCGACCGGCTGCCCCGGCTTAGCCGGCCACCCACCGTTCTCTCTCCACCTCGCCGACGTCGCCCCGCTGATGCGGCGCGTCGGCTTGGACTCCGGCCGGCGGGCTGCTTGGCGGTGCCCCGCCGGCCGGTTCACATCCTGCGAACTCCGAGGTGGCGATTCGCTTGGGTCGTTCGGTCGAGCGCTAACCGGAGGGCGCCCCGGGCACTGGCGAAGCGCCGGTTTCCCGCCAGGCAGGCCCGTCGCATGCGGCAGCTCAAGCAGAGGACGGGGACGGCGCGTTCAGCTCTGCGAACAAGCGGTCGATGCGTGCCTGCAGACTGTTCCGCACGGCCCGTGCGCTTTCGATGTCGAGGCCCCGGAGGTCCGGCAGGTCCCAGTTGAAATAGCGGCGGCCAGGTCGTACGGGACAGGCGTCGGCGCAGCCGAGCGTGATCACCAGGTCCGCCGCGTCGACGACCTCGATGGTGAGCGGCTTGGGAAAGTCCTCTCCGGTGTCGAGCCCCTGCTCCGCCAGTAGCTGGACCACGACGGGCGAGATGCCAGCTGCGGGGCCCGATCCTGCGGTCATGACCAGGACCGAGCCGAGCGCGCGCCGGCGCAGCAGCGCGCCGGCCAGCTGAGAGCGCCCGGCGTTCTCCGTGCAGACGAAGAGCACCGCAGGCGGGGATTCACCCGACAGCCCCCGGGCGCGGGCGAGGCCGCGCAGCCGCTCGTCGGCGAACCGCTCCACGAGGACCGGAAGGTGCTGGACGGCACGAGCCCGGTCGGCGAGGAGAGTGGCGCACTCGTCCACGTAGCGGGCAACGGTGGCCTGCGAGAAGGCATGGCGGTGACGCAGGGCGAGCCGGGCGGTGATCCGCGCGAGTACCGCGCTGGCGCTCCGTAGGGGCGGGGTGGCCCGGCCGAGTGGTGGCTGCTCATCCATGACTGCGCCCCTTCCCGAAGCCGACCTCCAACTATAGGTACACATCTATATCTGAGTGGATCGATACGGAAGAGGGTGAACGATAAGTGAATTCAAAGTGGCAACCGTCACAGGCGCCCTGGGAGCGGCCTTCGGGCCCATATGGTGAATAGATGTCCATCACTGCCTACGAGGCGACGAAGACGGTCGTGGACGATGAACCGGCCACATGCGTGTCACAGCTGTCCTGCCTGCTCATCGACCGCGAAGAGGCCGAGCGCATGGCCGGGGCCCTGAAGGCCATTGCCGACCCCACACGACTGCAGATACTGCGCCTGATCGAACGCTCTCCCGCCCGCGAGGCGTGCGTGTGCGACCTGACCGACTGCCTCGGCCTGCGCCAGCCCACCGTGAGCCACCATCTGAAGGTCATGACGGACGCCGGGATCCTCACGCGGGAGCGGCGCGGAACGTGGGCCTGGTTCTCCGTCGACCCCGAAGGGCTTCGTCGGATCCGGGACATTCTGGAGCCGACGACCGGCTGACAGCCACCCGCCCCGGCCGCCTCGCAGTGTCGGTTCCCTACGGCCGG is a window from the Streptomyces sp. MMBL 11-1 genome containing:
- a CDS encoding PstS family phosphate ABC transporter substrate-binding protein translates to MNISTSLRRAKAPLALTAAVMLAASACGGADAGSGGEGGDKLSGTVKVDGSSTVAPLSTVAAQLFQQANPGVKVTVGTSGTGGGFEKFCAGETDISNASREIKDEEKALCEKKGVKFEEFSVANDGLSVVVSKDNDFVECLTVEQLKKIWEPGSKVNNWNQVDPKFPNQKMELFGAGTDSGTFDYFTDAINGEEGASRTDYNPSEDDNVTVRGVSGSKGGIGYFGLSYFEENKDKLKALKIDGGKGCVAPGIETVQNGTYTPLGRQLFIYPKASSLEKPEAEAFVEYYVENSAEIAEKAQFVPLNAEQQKELEKDLATLREQHS
- the pstC gene encoding phosphate ABC transporter permease subunit PstC; amino-acid sequence: MSSTLSSRRAASGSPGFLKRSQPRYGEKVIKVLLVAASMVSVLTTIGIVIALIPPAGEFFSKVDFGEFLTGTNWAPLFKPASFGVLPLVGGTLMVTFIALLVAVPLGLGAAVYLSEYANKRVRKIFKPLLEVLAGIPTVVYGFFALKAITPVLQSIWPAGDGPQIFNALAAGFVMGIMIIPTIASLAEDSMSAVPRALRDGAFALGSSRMQVSTRVVFPAALSGIVAAVVLGISRALGETMIVAIAAGGQPNLSFNPLEGMQTMTAFIAAAGIGDLPTGSTGYQTIFAVGALLFVMTLVMNLLSIRLVRKYREVYE
- the pstA gene encoding phosphate ABC transporter permease PstA; this translates as MSSKVIDRDAALHDDAPRLKGKGTPLRERFFHLSLLLSLAVAVVFLASLLAYVLSEGWSRLDPRLWMNFPDYIDPTQGGAQSAIMGTVWVIGFTAVYCLPTGILTAIYLEEYADPDKWWNRAIEINIQNLAAVPSIVYGILGLGIISRGLGFGQTVLTASLTLSLLVLPVVIISSREAIRAVPQSIRQASLALGATQWQTIWRQVLPAAVPGMATGSILALSRAIGEAAPLLLLGGLTFITFNPSGVQSQFTVLPIQIFNWISQSRSEFVSLASAAIVILLAILLAMNSVAIWLRNRYSRTW
- the pstB gene encoding phosphate ABC transporter ATP-binding protein PstB — encoded protein: MTPPSDATGGTRIPQVAFRSAPSLASPVFEVGSLSVFYGDHEAVRDVNMTIGHRQITAMIGPSGCGKSTVLRCFNRMNDLVPSARVAGKVHYHNEDLYGRDVDPIEVRRRIGMVFQKPNPFPKSIYDNIAYGPRVGGFQGNLDDLVEETLTHAALWDEVKDKLKTSALALSGGQQQRLCIARTIAVKPEVILMDEPCSALDPIATAKIEDLMTHLAREFTIIVVTHNMQQAARVSDRTAFFTADVDDAGVRHGRLVEYDETERIFSNPSDQRTEDYISGRFG
- a CDS encoding response regulator transcription factor, with amino-acid sequence MTPDARRPPETTARVSPDGPDDSRTPALLMAEPDGELAEQAMARFSAAGVSVIACHDGAEALLQVGAQHPGAVLLGAPLPVVNAVQVTRLINRLSPVPVIVGAGPDGTEEATAALTAGAVAFVARPYRIEEILPLLTAGLTPDDRTASTLVVGDIELDPVGFHVYVRGRSLQLPVREFMLLRYLMENVNRLVSRPELTQVLWGTKSLDSNTLTVHVRRVRQRLREGAGSCCTIDAIRGMGYRLECRPSDSVQPPLSSSRPAAPA
- a CDS encoding arsenate-mycothiol transferase ArsC is translated as MDEQPPLGRATPPLRSASAVLARITARLALRHRHAFSQATVARYVDECATLLADRARAVQHLPVLVERFADERLRGLARARGLSGESPPAVLFVCTENAGRSQLAGALLRRRALGSVLVMTAGSGPAAGISPVVVQLLAEQGLDTGEDFPKPLTIEVVDAADLVITLGCADACPVRPGRRYFNWDLPDLRGLDIESARAVRNSLQARIDRLFAELNAPSPSSA
- a CDS encoding ArsR/SmtB family transcription factor, yielding MSITAYEATKTVVDDEPATCVSQLSCLLIDREEAERMAGALKAIADPTRLQILRLIERSPAREACVCDLTDCLGLRQPTVSHHLKVMTDAGILTRERRGTWAWFSVDPEGLRRIRDILEPTTG